A DNA window from Hypanus sabinus isolate sHypSab1 chromosome 27, sHypSab1.hap1, whole genome shotgun sequence contains the following coding sequences:
- the cdc42 gene encoding cell division control protein 42 homolog isoform X2 gives MQTIKCVVVGDGAVGKTCLLISYTTNKFPSEYVPTVFDNYAVTVMIGGEPYTLGLFDTAGQEDYDRLRPLSYPQTDVFLVCFSVVSPSSFENVKEKWVPEITHHCPKTPFLLVGTQIDLRDDSSTIEKLAKNKQKPIILDNAEKLAKDLKAVKYVECSALTQRGLKNVFDEAILAALEPPETQRKRKCCIF, from the exons ATGCAGACTATTAAATGTGTTGTAGTTGGTGATGGTGCTGTTGGTAAAACATGTCTCTTAATCTCTTACACAACAAACAAATTTCCATCAGAATATGTTCCTACG GTATTTGATAACTATGCTGTGACGGTTATGATTGGAGGTGAACCATATACCTTAGGACTGTTTGACACTGCAG GTCAGGAAGATTATGACCGATTACGACCACTGAGTTATCCACAGACCGATGTTTTCCTCGTGTGCTTTTCTGTTGTGTCACCATCATCATTTGAAAACGTTAAAGAAAAG TGGGTACCTGAGATAACTCATCATTGTCCAAAGACTCCATTCTTGCTGGTTGGGACTCAAATTGATCTAAGGGATGATTCCTCGACCATTGAAAAACTCGCAAAGAACAAACAGAAGCCCATCATCCTGGATAATGCTGAAAAGTTGGCCAAGGACCTGAAAGCAGTGAAATATGTGGAGTGTTCTGCCTTGACACAA AGAGGTCTGAAGAATGTTTTTGATGAGGCTATCCTAGCTGCTCTCGAGCCACCGGAAACTCAAAGGAAGCGGAAATGCTGTATATTTTAA
- the cdc42 gene encoding cell division control protein 42 homolog isoform X1, producing the protein MQTIKCVVVGDGAVGKTCLLISYTTNKFPSEYVPTVFDNYAVTVMIGGEPYTLGLFDTAGQEDYDRLRPLSYPQTDVFLVCFSVVSPSSFENVKEKWVPEITHHCPKTPFLLVGTQIDLRDDSSTIEKLAKNKQKPIILDNAEKLAKDLKAVKYVECSALTQKGLKNVFDEAILAALEPPEPKKKRRPCSLL; encoded by the exons ATGCAGACTATTAAATGTGTTGTAGTTGGTGATGGTGCTGTTGGTAAAACATGTCTCTTAATCTCTTACACAACAAACAAATTTCCATCAGAATATGTTCCTACG GTATTTGATAACTATGCTGTGACGGTTATGATTGGAGGTGAACCATATACCTTAGGACTGTTTGACACTGCAG GTCAGGAAGATTATGACCGATTACGACCACTGAGTTATCCACAGACCGATGTTTTCCTCGTGTGCTTTTCTGTTGTGTCACCATCATCATTTGAAAACGTTAAAGAAAAG TGGGTACCTGAGATAACTCATCATTGTCCAAAGACTCCATTCTTGCTGGTTGGGACTCAAATTGATCTAAGGGATGATTCCTCGACCATTGAAAAACTCGCAAAGAACAAACAGAAGCCCATCATCCTGGATAATGCTGAAAAGTTGGCCAAGGACCTGAAAGCAGTGAAATATGTGGAGTGTTCTGCCTTGACACAA AAAGGACTAAAGAATGTATTTGACGAAGCAATATTGGCAGCCCTGGAGCCACCAGAACCTAAGAAGAAACGGCGTCCCTGTTCACTGTTATGA